The following are from one region of the Bacteroidota bacterium genome:
- a CDS encoding DUF2911 domain-containing protein has protein sequence MFAFTCRTAVFTLFFFFVVSPATVFAQHHSGHSDAPGIKETFVVDGFRVGDTPPPGSAVGRAGLRFDDGGYVHIVFGKPYRRGRVIFGGLVGMDQVWSAGAHRATEMFSTVALTIGGEELPAGGYSLFLTPGESHWTFHVNSVLGMHLADEYDAEQDVMQLKVKPHKLDAIVDDLTWAFDEAGSAILFSWGDTGVKIPMNRPAGEHN, from the coding sequence ATGTTTGCTTTTACCTGCCGCACTGCTGTTTTTACGCTCTTCTTTTTCTTTGTGGTATCCCCTGCCACAGTATTTGCACAACACCACAGCGGCCATTCCGATGCGCCCGGCATTAAAGAAACGTTTGTGGTTGATGGCTTTCGGGTTGGTGATACGCCCCCTCCCGGTAGCGCCGTAGGTCGGGCCGGCTTGCGATTTGATGACGGTGGCTATGTACACATTGTATTCGGCAAGCCCTACCGCCGTGGCCGCGTGATTTTTGGTGGACTCGTAGGGATGGACCAGGTTTGGTCAGCCGGCGCACACCGGGCAACAGAGATGTTTTCGACAGTAGCTCTGACTATTGGCGGAGAAGAGCTGCCTGCCGGAGGATACAGCCTCTTCCTCACACCAGGAGAATCACACTGGACGTTTCACGTCAATAGCGTGCTGGGCATGCACCTGGCTGATGAGTATGACGCTGAGCAGGATGTAATGCAGCTCAAAGTAAAGCCACACAAACTGGATGCGATAGTCGATGATTTGACGTGGGCGTTCGACGAAGCCGGCAGCGCCATCCTCTTTTCATGGGGAGATACAGGGGTTAAAATTCCGATGAACCGGCCGGCTGGAGAACACAATTAA